In a single window of the Nicotiana tomentosiformis chromosome 10, ASM39032v3, whole genome shotgun sequence genome:
- the LOC104113101 gene encoding WAT1-related protein At5g07050-like isoform X2: MENKAGCLSSFFQRAKPYIAMISLQFGYAGMNVITKVSLNGGMSHYVLVVYRHAFATAAIAPFALVLERKLRPKMTFMMFLQIFVLGLLGMEKVHIKKLRCQAKVVGTIVTVAGAMLMTLYKGHVINLVWSNNIHTNTSNVPEPNEVTDKDLLKGSILLILATFAWASFFILQNVTMRKYTAPLSLTALVCFMGTLQSIAVTLVMEHKTSAWAIGFDMNLLAAAYAGIVSSSLAYYVQGLVMEKRGPVFVTAFSPLMMIIVAIMGSFILAEKIYIGGVLGAVLIVAGLYSVLWGKYKEYKEKEIEAAIPEPVKVVTKNNQMMILEDREVNDIEMQSTAVAISVSMSQPPMLAKEAPKA; encoded by the exons ATGGAGAACAAAGCAGGATGTTTAAGTAGTTTCTTCCAAAGGGCAAAGCCTTACATAGCAATGATCTCTTTGCAATTTGGTTATGCAGGAATGAATGTTATTACTAAAGTTTCCCTTAATGGAGGAATGAGTCATTATGTTTTGGTTGTTTATAGACATGCCTTTGCTACTGCAGCTATTGCTCCTTTTGCTCTTGTTCTTGAAAG AAAACTCAGACCAAAGATGACTTTCATGATGTTCTTGCAAATTTTTGTATTGGGCCTTCTAGG AATGGAGAAGGTGCATATAAAGAAGTTGAGATGCCAAGCAAAGGTTGTGGGTACTATAGTGACAGTGGCTGGAGCCATGTTGATGACATTGTACAAAGGACATGTTATTAATTTGGTTTGGTCAAATAATATCCATACAAATACTTCTAATGTTCCTGAACCCAATGAAGTTACTGATAAAGATTTGCTTAAAGGTTCAATCCTTCTAATTCTTGCCACTTTTGCATGGGCTTCTTTCTTTATACTTCAG AATGTTACAATGAGGAAGTACACTGCTCCACTTTCTCTAACTGCACTTGTTTGCTTCATGGGAACTTTGCAATCAATTGCTGTCACCTTAGTGATGGAACATAAAACTTCTGCTTGGGCTATTGGTTTTGACATGAACCTTCTTGCTGCTGCCTATGCT GGTATTGTATCATCAAGTCTTGCATACTATGTTCAAGGTCTTGTAATGGAGAAAAGAGGACCTGTTTTTGTGACTGCTTTCAGTCCATTGATGATGATCATTGTTGCTATTATGGGCTCTTTCATTCTTGCTGAAAAAATCTATATTGGAGG TGTGCTAGGAGCAGTGCTAATTGTGGCTGGACTATACTCAGTTTTATGGGGAAAATACAAGGAATATAAGGAGAAAGAAATTGAGGCTGCAATTCCTGAACCAGTGAAAGTAGTTACAAAGAACAACCAAATGATGATTTTAGAAGATAGAGAAGTAAATGACATAGAAATGCAAAGTACTGCAGTAGCCATTAGTGTTTCAATGTCACAACCTCCAATGTTGGCTAAAGAAGCACCAAAAGCTTGA
- the LOC104113101 gene encoding WAT1-related protein At5g07050-like isoform X1, with product MENKAGCLSSFFQRAKPYIAMISLQFGYAGMNVITKVSLNGGMSHYVLVVYRHAFATAAIAPFALVLERKLRPKMTFMMFLQIFVLGLLGPVIDQNFYYMGLKFTSPTFSCAMSNMLPAMTFVMAVLCRMEKVHIKKLRCQAKVVGTIVTVAGAMLMTLYKGHVINLVWSNNIHTNTSNVPEPNEVTDKDLLKGSILLILATFAWASFFILQNVTMRKYTAPLSLTALVCFMGTLQSIAVTLVMEHKTSAWAIGFDMNLLAAAYAGIVSSSLAYYVQGLVMEKRGPVFVTAFSPLMMIIVAIMGSFILAEKIYIGGVLGAVLIVAGLYSVLWGKYKEYKEKEIEAAIPEPVKVVTKNNQMMILEDREVNDIEMQSTAVAISVSMSQPPMLAKEAPKA from the exons ATGGAGAACAAAGCAGGATGTTTAAGTAGTTTCTTCCAAAGGGCAAAGCCTTACATAGCAATGATCTCTTTGCAATTTGGTTATGCAGGAATGAATGTTATTACTAAAGTTTCCCTTAATGGAGGAATGAGTCATTATGTTTTGGTTGTTTATAGACATGCCTTTGCTACTGCAGCTATTGCTCCTTTTGCTCTTGTTCTTGAAAG AAAACTCAGACCAAAGATGACTTTCATGATGTTCTTGCAAATTTTTGTATTGGGCCTTCTAGG GCCAGTGATTGATCAAAACTTTTACTATATGGGACTTAAGTTTACATCCCCAACATTCTCATGTGCCATGAGCAACATGCTTCCTGCAATGACATTTGTCATGGCTGTCCTctgcag AATGGAGAAGGTGCATATAAAGAAGTTGAGATGCCAAGCAAAGGTTGTGGGTACTATAGTGACAGTGGCTGGAGCCATGTTGATGACATTGTACAAAGGACATGTTATTAATTTGGTTTGGTCAAATAATATCCATACAAATACTTCTAATGTTCCTGAACCCAATGAAGTTACTGATAAAGATTTGCTTAAAGGTTCAATCCTTCTAATTCTTGCCACTTTTGCATGGGCTTCTTTCTTTATACTTCAG AATGTTACAATGAGGAAGTACACTGCTCCACTTTCTCTAACTGCACTTGTTTGCTTCATGGGAACTTTGCAATCAATTGCTGTCACCTTAGTGATGGAACATAAAACTTCTGCTTGGGCTATTGGTTTTGACATGAACCTTCTTGCTGCTGCCTATGCT GGTATTGTATCATCAAGTCTTGCATACTATGTTCAAGGTCTTGTAATGGAGAAAAGAGGACCTGTTTTTGTGACTGCTTTCAGTCCATTGATGATGATCATTGTTGCTATTATGGGCTCTTTCATTCTTGCTGAAAAAATCTATATTGGAGG TGTGCTAGGAGCAGTGCTAATTGTGGCTGGACTATACTCAGTTTTATGGGGAAAATACAAGGAATATAAGGAGAAAGAAATTGAGGCTGCAATTCCTGAACCAGTGAAAGTAGTTACAAAGAACAACCAAATGATGATTTTAGAAGATAGAGAAGTAAATGACATAGAAATGCAAAGTACTGCAGTAGCCATTAGTGTTTCAATGTCACAACCTCCAATGTTGGCTAAAGAAGCACCAAAAGCTTGA